From one Formosa sediminum genomic stretch:
- a CDS encoding DUF6952 family protein, whose amino-acid sequence MKLPVIKHLTQFIEENDEDFVNETIETLEALTEVPSLKDEELDVIGELISNMYGALEVNSMIKNGTPKKEALNGFMKRVLGAIDK is encoded by the coding sequence ATGAAGTTACCAGTAATTAAACACCTGACTCAATTCATTGAGGAAAACGATGAAGATTTCGTTAACGAAACTATCGAAACTCTAGAAGCTTTAACAGAAGTACCTTCTTTAAAAGATGAAGAGTTAGATGTAATTGGTGAATTAATTTCTAACATGTACGGTGCCTTAGAAGTTAATAGTATGATTAAAAATGGAACACCAAAAAAAGAAGCTTTAAATGGCTTTATGAAACGCGTATTAGGCGCTATAGATAAATAG
- the htpG gene encoding molecular chaperone HtpG, whose amino-acid sequence MAKGSINVSVENIFPLIKKFLYSDHEIFLRELISNGTDATLKLKHLTSIGEATVDYGNPQIEVKIDKEGKKLHIIDQGLGMTAEEVEKYINQVAFSGAEEFLDKYKDSAKDSGIIGHFGLGFYSAFMVADKVEIITKSFKDEPAAHWTCDGSPEFTLEPADKTERGTEIILHIAEDSTEFLEESRISSLLSKYNKFMPIPIKFGTKEINDPEHEPATITDKDGKETKEPQRKITVDNIINNPNPAWTKQPADLETEDYQNFYRELYPMQFEEPLFHIHLNVDYPFNLTGILYFPKMTNDMSMQKDKIQLYQNQVFVTDNVEGIVPEFLTMLRGVIDSPDIPLNVSRSYLQADGAVKKISSYITRKVADKLKSLFNANREDFEAKWNDIKIVIEYGMLSEDKFFDKAEAFALYPTVDSTYYTYEELTEKIKDAQTDKDGKLVILYASDKDAQHSYIEDAKAKGYEVLLLDSPIVSHLMQKLEGSKENITFSRVDADHINNLIKKDDTEISKLSDDEKKKLEEVLKAAIPADKFTVQLETSDSDATPFIITQPEFMRRMKEMQQTGGGGMNMFGSMPEMYNLVVNTNSPLVSDILNTEAEDDQKRLITQSLDLARLSQGLLKGEELTKFIKRSYSMIK is encoded by the coding sequence ATGGCAAAAGGAAGTATTAATGTTTCGGTAGAAAATATCTTTCCATTAATTAAGAAGTTCCTATATAGTGATCACGAAATATTTTTACGTGAATTAATTAGTAACGGAACAGATGCAACGCTTAAGCTAAAACACCTTACGAGTATAGGGGAAGCAACAGTAGACTACGGCAACCCACAAATAGAAGTTAAAATTGATAAGGAAGGAAAGAAACTGCACATTATTGATCAAGGTTTAGGTATGACAGCCGAAGAGGTTGAAAAATACATTAACCAAGTTGCTTTTTCTGGTGCTGAAGAATTTTTAGATAAATACAAAGACTCTGCTAAAGACTCTGGTATTATTGGCCACTTTGGTTTAGGATTTTACTCTGCTTTTATGGTAGCAGATAAGGTTGAAATTATTACCAAATCGTTTAAAGACGAACCTGCTGCACATTGGACTTGCGACGGATCTCCAGAATTTACTTTAGAGCCAGCAGACAAAACAGAACGCGGTACAGAAATCATTCTACATATCGCAGAAGATTCTACAGAATTTTTAGAAGAATCTCGTATTAGCAGTTTACTTTCTAAATACAATAAATTCATGCCTATTCCAATTAAATTTGGAACTAAGGAAATTAACGATCCAGAGCATGAACCAGCAACCATTACAGATAAAGACGGTAAAGAGACTAAAGAACCTCAACGTAAAATTACTGTAGACAATATTATAAACAACCCAAATCCGGCTTGGACCAAACAACCTGCAGATTTAGAGACTGAAGATTACCAGAATTTCTACCGCGAGTTATATCCAATGCAATTCGAGGAGCCTTTATTCCATATTCATTTAAATGTAGATTATCCGTTTAATCTTACAGGTATTTTATACTTCCCTAAGATGACGAATGATATGAGCATGCAAAAGGATAAAATTCAGTTATACCAAAACCAAGTGTTTGTTACAGATAATGTAGAGGGTATTGTTCCTGAATTCTTAACCATGTTAAGAGGAGTTATCGATTCGCCAGACATTCCGTTAAACGTATCACGTAGTTATTTACAAGCCGATGGTGCGGTTAAGAAAATTTCATCTTACATCACTAGAAAGGTAGCCGATAAATTAAAATCGTTGTTTAATGCTAATCGTGAAGATTTTGAAGCAAAATGGAACGATATTAAAATTGTGATTGAATACGGTATGCTTTCTGAAGATAAATTCTTCGATAAAGCTGAAGCTTTTGCTTTATACCCAACTGTAGATAGTACATATTACACTTATGAAGAATTAACTGAAAAAATAAAAGACGCCCAAACCGACAAAGATGGTAAGTTAGTTATTTTATATGCTTCAGATAAAGACGCTCAACACAGTTATATTGAAGATGCCAAAGCAAAAGGTTACGAAGTATTATTATTAGACTCTCCTATTGTATCGCATTTAATGCAAAAATTAGAAGGTTCTAAAGAAAACATAACCTTCTCTAGAGTAGATGCAGACCACATTAACAACTTAATTAAGAAAGACGATACTGAGATTTCTAAATTAAGCGACGATGAGAAAAAGAAACTAGAAGAGGTTTTAAAAGCAGCTATTCCTGCAGATAAATTTACTGTACAGTTAGAAACATCAGATAGTGATGCAACACCATTTATTATTACACAACCAGAATTTATGCGTCGTATGAAAGAGATGCAACAAACTGGTGGTGGCGGAATGAACATGTTTGGTAGTATGCCAGAAATGTACAATTTGGTTGTAAACACAAACTCTCCATTAGTTTCTGATATTTTAAATACAGAAGCTGAAGACGACCAAAAACGTTTAATTACACAAAGTTTAGATTTAGCACGTTTATCTCAAGGGTTATTAAAAGGTGAAGAGTTAACTAAGTTTATAAAACGTAGTTACAGCATGATTAAATAA
- a CDS encoding Lrp/AsnC family transcriptional regulator, translating into MILDTIDKHLVRELQIDCKQTNKALSAKLNLSVTAVYERVKKLESQGIISRYVAVVNKNEVEKSFVAFCHIKLVKHSQDYVFQFEKEVANLNEVMECYHISGDYDYLLKVLVKDMVAFREFMVNKLTTINHIGSTHSMFVINEVKHSTIVTV; encoded by the coding sequence ATGATTTTAGATACAATTGATAAACATCTTGTAAGAGAATTACAAATAGATTGCAAACAGACGAATAAAGCCTTGTCTGCTAAACTTAATTTATCGGTAACAGCGGTATATGAGCGTGTAAAAAAGTTAGAGAGTCAGGGTATAATTAGCAGGTATGTCGCGGTGGTGAATAAAAATGAAGTAGAAAAATCATTTGTTGCATTTTGCCATATTAAATTAGTAAAACACAGTCAAGATTATGTATTTCAATTTGAAAAAGAAGTTGCTAATTTAAATGAAGTGATGGAGTGTTATCACATTAGTGGCGATTATGATTATTTACTTAAAGTTTTGGTAAAAGACATGGTTGCTTTCAGAGAATTTATGGTAAATAAATTAACGACAATAAACCATATTGGTAGCACTCACAGTATGTTTGTGATTAATGAAGTGAAACACAGTACGATAGTAACTGTGTGA
- a CDS encoding peroxiredoxin gives MAFVGKKFPDLNVDAMNEMGDTFKVNVLEEAVNNKKKVVLFWYPKDFTFVCPTELHAFQAAVAEFEKRNTIVIGASCDTPEVHFAWLNTAKDNGGIEGVTYPILADSNRNLASTLGILDITNETFNEETGVVTVEGDNVTYRATYIIDEDGIVQHESINNMPLGRNVGEYLRLIDALTHVQEKGEVCPANWEEGKDAMSANRDGVSSYLASH, from the coding sequence ATGGCATTTGTAGGTAAAAAATTTCCAGATTTAAACGTTGACGCAATGAACGAAATGGGCGATACTTTTAAAGTAAACGTTCTAGAGGAAGCAGTTAACAATAAGAAAAAAGTAGTTTTATTTTGGTACCCAAAAGATTTCACTTTTGTTTGCCCTACAGAATTACACGCATTTCAAGCTGCAGTAGCAGAATTTGAAAAAAGAAACACAATTGTAATTGGTGCATCTTGCGATACTCCTGAAGTACATTTTGCATGGTTAAACACAGCAAAAGACAATGGAGGAATTGAAGGTGTAACTTACCCAATCTTAGCAGACTCTAACAGAAACCTTGCTTCTACATTAGGAATTTTAGACATTACTAACGAAACATTTAACGAAGAAACAGGAGTTGTAACTGTTGAAGGTGATAATGTAACTTACAGAGCAACATACATTATAGATGAAGATGGTATCGTGCAGCACGAAAGTATTAACAACATGCCATTAGGTAGAAACGTTGGTGAATATTTACGTTTAATTGATGCTTTAACTCACGTTCAAGAAAAAGGTGAAGTTTGTCCTGCAAACTGGGAAGAAGGAAAAGATGCTATGAGCGCAAACAGAGACGGTGTTTCTAGCTACTTAGCTTCTCACTAA
- the katG gene encoding catalase/peroxidase HPI produces MASEKNPKATDDISQCPYHQQLEQQQQQQHKDKAEPIVEENKEHSSSTATATAGKCPVMHGSNTSTKDSVMDWWPNALNLDILHQHDTKTNPLGETFDYYEALKTLDTEALKADMRALMTDSQEWWPADWGHYGGLFIRLSWHSAGSYRTSDGRGGAGSGNIRFAPLNSWPDNVSLDKAKRLLWPIKKKYGKKISWADLIALAGTMAYETMGLKTYGFAFGRQDIWHPEKDTYWGAEKEWLAPSDERYDNVDKPSTMENPLAAVQMGLIYVNPEGVNGKQDPLKTAAHIRETFARMAMNDEETVALTAGGHTVGKTHGNGDASILGPEPEAANIEEQGLGWSNPNKSGKGRYTVTSGLEGAWTTNPTKWDGGFFEMLFNHEWKSVKSPAGASQWEPVTIKDEDKPVDVEDASIRHNPMMTDADMAMKVDPIYREISLKFMNDQEYFSETFARAWFKLTHRDMGPKVNYFGPDVPQEDLIWQDPVPAGTTDYDVEAVKAKIVASGLSIPELVNTAWDSARTFRGSDKRGGANGARIRLAPQKDWEGNEPKRLAHVLAVLEPIAEEFGISVADTIVLAGNVGIEQAAKAGGVPVTVPFAPGRGDATAEMTDAESFEPLEPLADGYRNYSKKEYVVSPEELMLDRTQLMGLTAPEMTVLVGGMRMLGTNYNNTKHGVFTDNVGALSNDFFVNLTDMGNTWKPIDNGLYEIRDRKTGTVKWTATRMDLVFGSNSILRSYAEVYAQDDSKEKFVNDFVKAWTKVMNADRFDLK; encoded by the coding sequence ATGGCAAGCGAAAAAAACCCTAAAGCAACAGACGATATTAGTCAATGCCCTTACCACCAACAATTAGAACAACAACAGCAACAGCAGCACAAAGATAAAGCTGAACCTATTGTTGAAGAAAACAAAGAACATTCAAGTAGTACAGCGACAGCAACTGCAGGAAAATGCCCAGTAATGCACGGTTCAAACACCTCTACCAAAGACTCTGTTATGGATTGGTGGCCCAATGCATTAAACCTTGATATATTACACCAGCATGATACAAAAACAAATCCATTAGGTGAAACTTTTGATTATTATGAAGCATTAAAAACATTAGACACTGAAGCTTTAAAAGCAGATATGCGTGCACTAATGACAGATAGTCAAGAGTGGTGGCCTGCAGATTGGGGGCACTATGGCGGATTATTTATTCGTTTGTCTTGGCACTCTGCTGGTTCTTATCGTACTTCAGACGGTCGTGGTGGTGCTGGATCAGGAAATATTCGTTTTGCACCATTAAATTCATGGCCAGACAATGTGAGTTTAGATAAAGCTAAACGTTTATTATGGCCTATAAAAAAGAAATACGGAAAAAAAATTAGCTGGGCAGATTTAATCGCGTTAGCAGGAACAATGGCTTACGAAACTATGGGCCTGAAAACGTATGGTTTTGCATTTGGACGTCAAGATATATGGCATCCAGAAAAAGATACGTATTGGGGAGCTGAAAAAGAATGGTTAGCACCAAGTGATGAGCGTTACGACAATGTAGATAAACCTTCTACAATGGAAAACCCATTAGCAGCTGTACAAATGGGATTAATTTACGTAAACCCAGAAGGTGTAAATGGTAAGCAAGATCCATTAAAAACTGCTGCACACATACGCGAAACATTTGCACGTATGGCAATGAACGATGAAGAAACAGTGGCCTTAACAGCAGGTGGACATACAGTGGGTAAAACACATGGTAATGGAGATGCTAGTATTTTAGGTCCTGAACCAGAAGCTGCAAATATTGAAGAGCAAGGTTTAGGATGGAGTAATCCAAATAAGTCTGGGAAAGGACGTTATACCGTAACTAGCGGACTTGAAGGTGCTTGGACAACAAATCCTACAAAATGGGATGGTGGATTTTTCGAAATGTTATTTAACCACGAATGGAAATCTGTAAAAAGTCCAGCTGGAGCATCTCAATGGGAGCCTGTTACTATTAAAGATGAAGACAAGCCTGTAGATGTAGAAGATGCAAGTATTCGTCATAACCCTATGATGACTGATGCAGATATGGCTATGAAAGTAGATCCAATCTATAGAGAAATCTCACTTAAATTCATGAACGATCAAGAGTATTTTTCTGAAACGTTTGCTCGCGCATGGTTTAAATTAACCCACAGAGATATGGGACCTAAAGTAAATTATTTTGGTCCTGATGTACCTCAAGAAGATTTAATTTGGCAAGACCCTGTTCCTGCAGGAACTACAGATTATGATGTAGAAGCTGTTAAAGCAAAAATTGTTGCTTCCGGATTATCTATTCCAGAATTGGTAAATACTGCTTGGGATAGCGCACGTACTTTTAGAGGATCTGATAAACGTGGTGGAGCAAATGGAGCACGTATTCGACTTGCACCACAAAAAGATTGGGAAGGTAATGAGCCTAAACGTTTAGCTCATGTTTTAGCAGTTTTAGAACCTATTGCTGAAGAATTTGGTATTAGTGTTGCAGATACTATTGTATTGGCAGGAAATGTAGGTATAGAACAAGCCGCTAAAGCAGGTGGAGTTCCTGTTACAGTGCCTTTTGCTCCAGGACGCGGTGATGCAACAGCAGAAATGACTGATGCGGAATCTTTTGAACCTTTAGAGCCTTTAGCTGATGGTTACAGAAATTATAGCAAAAAAGAATATGTAGTAAGTCCTGAAGAGTTAATGTTAGACCGCACACAATTAATGGGCTTAACTGCGCCAGAAATGACGGTTCTTGTTGGAGGAATGAGAATGCTAGGCACAAACTACAACAACACCAAACATGGTGTATTTACAGACAATGTAGGCGCTTTAAGTAACGACTTCTTTGTTAACCTAACAGATATGGGCAACACTTGGAAGCCAATAGATAATGGATTATATGAGATTCGTGACCGTAAAACAGGTACCGTAAAATGGACAGCTACTCGTATGGATTTAGTGTTTGGCTCTAACTCTATTTTACGTTCGTATGCTGAAGTTTATGCCCAAGACGATAGCAAAGAAAAGTTTGTAAACGATTTTGTAAAAGCATGGACTAAAGTAATGAATGCAGATCGTTTCGATTTAAAATAA
- the nhaC gene encoding Na+/H+ antiporter NhaC, with amino-acid sequence MESQDIKPKSPEENPILENRELSIWEALIPVLALVIMLFFNVKYAFGDDALSGSNQFVLLLGAAVAAIVGFFNKVSYEQMLEEVAENIKSTTGALLILLFVGSLAGTWLISGIIPSMIYYGLQILSPSIFLPACVIICAIISIATGSSWTTSATVGIALVGIGNALGIDHGMTAGAVISGAYFGDKMSPLSDTTNLAPAMAGGELFSHIKYMTYTTIPTLIATLVIFVVISLSLDVHGTTDTSAMLNSIDNAFNISPWLFLVPALVIFLIIKKTPPLPALLVGTLLGGIFALIFQPEIVKQIAGTAELNALSAYKGIMTAITVDTAVATDSAELNDLFSSGGMAGMLGTIWLIICAMVFGGIMDAIGALARISKAVLQLFDSVFGLFASTVISCIGLNAIASDQYLAIVIPGRMYKKAFEDKGLAPENLSRTLEDAGTVTSVLVPWNTCGAYQSSVLGVDTWHYAGYAFFNYLSPFTTLIFAAFKIKIKQLTDK; translated from the coding sequence ATGGAAAGCCAAGACATAAAGCCTAAATCGCCTGAAGAAAATCCCATATTAGAGAACAGAGAATTAAGTATTTGGGAAGCTTTAATTCCAGTTTTGGCCTTAGTAATTATGCTTTTTTTTAATGTTAAATATGCCTTTGGTGATGATGCCTTAAGCGGAAGTAACCAATTTGTTTTATTACTTGGTGCAGCTGTAGCTGCCATCGTTGGCTTTTTTAATAAGGTTTCTTATGAGCAAATGTTAGAAGAAGTTGCCGAAAACATAAAATCTACTACTGGGGCTTTACTTATACTTTTATTTGTAGGGTCTTTAGCAGGAACTTGGCTAATAAGTGGCATTATACCCTCCATGATTTATTATGGCTTACAAATTTTAAGTCCGTCTATTTTTCTCCCTGCATGTGTAATTATTTGTGCTATTATATCTATAGCTACAGGTAGTAGTTGGACCACTTCTGCTACTGTTGGGATTGCTTTAGTAGGGATTGGTAATGCGTTGGGCATAGACCATGGAATGACTGCTGGTGCTGTAATTTCTGGAGCGTATTTTGGAGATAAAATGTCGCCATTAAGCGACACGACCAATTTGGCACCGGCTATGGCTGGAGGCGAATTATTCTCGCACATTAAATATATGACCTACACTACTATACCAACACTAATTGCAACATTAGTTATTTTTGTAGTGATAAGTCTGTCTCTAGATGTTCATGGAACTACCGACACTTCTGCCATGTTAAACTCTATAGATAACGCCTTTAATATTTCGCCTTGGTTATTTTTAGTTCCCGCTTTGGTTATTTTTTTAATCATAAAAAAAACGCCTCCTTTACCCGCATTATTAGTAGGTACGCTATTAGGCGGTATTTTTGCACTAATATTTCAACCGGAAATAGTAAAACAAATAGCAGGAACAGCAGAACTTAATGCACTTTCTGCTTATAAAGGAATCATGACTGCAATAACCGTAGACACTGCTGTAGCTACAGACAGCGCAGAATTAAACGATTTATTTTCATCTGGAGGTATGGCTGGAATGTTAGGCACTATTTGGCTAATTATTTGTGCAATGGTTTTTGGAGGTATTATGGATGCCATTGGAGCTTTAGCCAGAATTAGCAAAGCGGTACTTCAATTATTTGATTCTGTATTTGGATTATTTGCGAGTACAGTAATTAGTTGTATTGGATTAAATGCAATAGCAAGTGATCAATACTTAGCTATTGTAATTCCGGGTAGAATGTACAAAAAAGCATTTGAAGACAAGGGATTAGCTCCAGAAAACTTAAGTAGAACGCTTGAAGATGCAGGTACAGTAACCTCTGTATTGGTACCATGGAATACTTGTGGAGCTTACCAAAGTAGTGTATTAGGTGTAGATACTTGGCATTATGCAGGCTACGCTTTTTTCAATTATTTAAGTCCATTTACCACATTAATATTTGCTGCTTTTAAAATAAAAATCAAGCAACTTACTGATAAATAG
- a CDS encoding aminotransferase class I/II-fold pyridoxal phosphate-dependent enzyme, whose translation MSFKPANNIQDLQLFGEDGGVNPSISDSSTYTFLSAKTMQDTFDGKTDGCYLYSRHTSPSNLNLSRALAAMEGTETATVYASGMGAITSVLLQLCEAEDHIISSRTIYGGTYAFLKNFTPKFNINTSFIDITNTDLVEAAITSNTKLIYCECVSNPLLEIADLKALAKLAKTYNLKLVVDNTFSPLSITPATFGADVVIHSLTKFINGSSDTLGGVVCGTFDFINQLKDVNSGAAMLLGSTMDSMRAASIFKNLKTLHLRMIQHSKNALYLAEKFEAHGLKTIYPGLASHPGHHIYKTQMNTAFGYGGMLTIDVGSFEKANALMELMQHKNIGYLAVSLGFYKTLFSAPGSSTSSEIPISEQEDMGLTNGIIRFSIGLDADIERTYKMIYNCMKELHILK comes from the coding sequence ATGTCATTTAAACCCGCAAATAATATTCAAGATTTACAATTATTTGGAGAAGACGGAGGCGTTAACCCTTCAATTTCAGACTCGTCAACATATACATTCTTATCCGCTAAAACCATGCAAGACACTTTTGACGGAAAGACTGATGGTTGCTATTTATACTCCAGACACACATCGCCTTCTAATCTAAATTTATCTCGTGCGCTAGCTGCAATGGAAGGTACTGAAACAGCCACGGTATATGCTTCTGGAATGGGCGCAATCACATCGGTATTACTTCAGTTGTGTGAAGCCGAAGACCATATTATATCAAGCCGTACCATATACGGTGGCACCTATGCTTTTTTAAAAAACTTTACGCCTAAATTTAATATAAACACAAGCTTTATAGATATTACTAACACAGATCTTGTAGAAGCTGCTATTACGTCTAACACAAAACTTATTTATTGTGAATGTGTGAGCAATCCCTTATTAGAAATAGCAGATTTAAAAGCCCTAGCTAAACTTGCTAAAACATATAATTTAAAACTCGTAGTAGATAATACGTTTTCGCCTTTAAGTATAACACCTGCCACATTTGGAGCAGATGTAGTGATACATAGTTTAACTAAATTTATTAATGGAAGTAGCGATACTTTAGGCGGTGTTGTATGCGGTACTTTCGACTTTATTAATCAATTAAAAGATGTTAACTCTGGTGCAGCTATGCTATTAGGGTCTACAATGGATAGCATGCGTGCTGCTTCGATATTTAAAAACCTAAAGACGCTTCATTTAAGAATGATACAACATAGTAAAAATGCTTTGTATTTAGCTGAAAAATTTGAAGCTCATGGATTAAAAACAATATATCCAGGTTTAGCATCTCACCCTGGACACCACATTTACAAAACCCAAATGAATACCGCTTTTGGATATGGAGGCATGCTTACTATAGATGTCGGGTCTTTTGAAAAAGCTAATGCATTAATGGAACTTATGCAACATAAAAACATTGGTTATCTTGCTGTAAGTTTAGGATTTTACAAAACGCTCTTTTCTGCACCAGGAAGCTCTACTTCTTCAGAAATCCCTATTTCCGAACAAGAAGACATGGGCCTTACCAATGGTATTATAAGATTCTCTATCGGGCTAGATGCCGATATAGAACGCACATATAAAATGATATACAATTGTATGAAAGAATTACATATTTTAAAATAA
- a CDS encoding thioredoxin family protein, with product MVQELEQDNLNEIVSGNDTVIVQYSATWCGNCRIMKPKFKKLATENENVTFVIADAEKFAESRKLANVDNLPTFATFKKGAFVNQVQTNKFDVLKELVDEVTSN from the coding sequence ATGGTACAAGAATTAGAACAAGACAACTTAAATGAAATTGTATCTGGAAACGATACAGTGATAGTACAATATTCAGCAACATGGTGTGGTAATTGCAGAATTATGAAACCAAAATTTAAAAAATTAGCTACCGAAAACGAAAATGTAACGTTTGTGATTGCTGATGCTGAAAAATTTGCAGAATCTAGAAAACTGGCAAATGTGGATAATTTACCTACTTTTGCAACCTTTAAAAAAGGAGCTTTTGTTAACCAAGTACAAACCAATAAGTTTGACGTTTTAAAAGAGTTAGTCGATGAAGTTACCAGTAATTAA